The proteins below come from a single Rhodococcus sp. WMMA185 genomic window:
- a CDS encoding tobH protein — protein sequence MTAPTPLLDLDDGDALVAADTEGVLRSAATGGAQIRATRSAVEEGVLDRLKGLRPRSVVVVTGSGRASRGAALLTAVLAERIGFPLLRAPGTPMWVGPLDVVVVAGDDAGDPRLVRAVDAAVRRGAEVVVAAPDEGPLRSAAAGRVAMLAPRIPALRRHGLLRYFAVLLAVLRVVGAERPENEVPDLERLAAAADDEALRDRPDNETFHNPAKSLASRMLGRRIVLAGDSASGVEIAGHGAEALLHAGRVATVSELSDVLTAAGTFRSQSIESHDPIFHDPELDGPPPVPPVRTFVVSAEEDRVLIERKTVVLGDVDLVSVSSGEVPLTSERSELEQAVVLVGRLDMTAAYLQLIGGI from the coding sequence ATGACAGCACCGACGCCCCTGCTCGATCTCGACGACGGAGATGCACTCGTCGCAGCCGACACCGAGGGGGTTCTGCGTTCCGCGGCGACGGGGGGCGCACAAATCCGGGCAACCCGGTCGGCGGTCGAGGAAGGGGTCCTCGACCGCCTGAAGGGACTACGCCCACGCAGTGTGGTCGTCGTGACCGGTTCCGGCCGCGCGAGTCGTGGTGCAGCCCTCCTCACGGCCGTACTGGCTGAGCGGATCGGGTTCCCGCTGCTCCGCGCGCCCGGTACCCCGATGTGGGTCGGCCCGCTCGACGTGGTCGTGGTGGCCGGGGACGACGCCGGTGACCCTCGGTTGGTGCGGGCGGTCGATGCGGCTGTCCGTCGCGGCGCCGAAGTTGTGGTGGCTGCACCGGACGAGGGTCCGCTTCGGTCGGCTGCGGCTGGACGTGTCGCAATGCTCGCACCGCGGATTCCCGCGCTCAGGCGACATGGCTTACTGCGGTACTTCGCAGTCCTGCTCGCGGTCTTGCGGGTAGTTGGTGCGGAACGCCCGGAGAACGAGGTGCCCGACCTCGAACGACTCGCCGCCGCTGCGGACGACGAGGCATTGCGGGACAGGCCGGACAATGAGACATTCCACAATCCGGCGAAGTCGCTCGCTTCGCGCATGCTGGGTCGGCGGATCGTCCTCGCTGGTGACTCGGCGAGCGGGGTCGAGATTGCAGGCCACGGCGCCGAGGCTCTGCTGCATGCTGGGCGAGTCGCGACTGTGTCGGAATTGTCTGACGTGCTGACCGCGGCAGGAACATTTCGATCCCAGTCGATCGAGTCGCATGACCCGATCTTCCACGATCCCGAACTGGACGGCCCTCCTCCCGTCCCACCGGTGCGCACGTTCGTCGTGTCGGCAGAGGAGGACCGAGTGCTCATCGAACGCAAGACTGTGGTCCTGGGCGACGTCGATTTGGTCTCGGTTTCCTCCGGCGAGGTACCGCTCACTTCCGAGCGTTCCGAACTCGAGCAGGCGGTGGTTCTCGTCGGTCGGCTCGATATGACGGCCGCGTATCTCCAGCTGATCGGTGGTATCTAG